The Virgibacillus sp. MSP4-1 genome has a segment encoding these proteins:
- a CDS encoding sodium:proton antiporter yields MENMVLLSIVVIIALGIFSQWLAWRIQWPSIVIMSIAGLIIGPVFLLVNPEQALGDLYSPIVSLAVAVVLYEGSSSLDIREVKNISKSVFRVVTLGAFLAWVAGAVAAHYIAGLSWAVSFVIGGLFIVTGPTVIIPLLRQAKLDPRVAAVLKWEGIIIDPIGPLLALFAYEVIKVIGSAEAGLGYLLTFFLGALVAGLIGYVLGILVSVLAGKGLFPEYLKSPIILSFVLLCFSLGEMIEHETGMLSVTVMGLTIARKQKYVSSIGNIGHFIENISVILTSTIFILLTSSLSRETIGQIFTLPILGYVAIMLFVVRPLSIWLSTIGTELTNKEKTLIGWIAPRGIVALTVSSYFASILLKDGFEDAAILTALTFALVFITVCAHGFSLGPLAKKLDLASNDAPGVLLVGASEFSFALAKHLRKMDIPVLIIDHTFHHYIKAQEYDIDVYYGEILSEHMKYEVDLTPYEYILSLTEDPAYNALVCQSFIPEFGYQHTFTLPSKGRGAEQKDIPSAHKPNILFGEDEEFEGLNRKIKEGYTFHTVDLEVEEKQTMNKEDLSVPVEGTWLFIRRENEELTFVTLKEKITVEQGDQLVVLSKDKTD; encoded by the coding sequence ATGGAAAATATGGTTTTATTAAGTATTGTCGTTATTATCGCTTTAGGAATTTTCTCTCAGTGGCTGGCTTGGCGGATTCAATGGCCATCGATTGTGATCATGTCGATTGCAGGACTTATCATTGGCCCTGTCTTCCTGCTGGTTAATCCGGAACAGGCTCTTGGGGATTTATACAGTCCGATTGTGTCACTTGCGGTTGCCGTTGTATTGTATGAGGGCAGTTCAAGTCTTGATATTCGTGAAGTTAAAAACATCTCCAAATCCGTTTTTCGAGTGGTCACCCTGGGAGCATTTTTAGCATGGGTTGCAGGGGCTGTTGCTGCTCACTATATTGCCGGGTTAAGCTGGGCCGTTTCCTTTGTCATCGGTGGTTTGTTCATTGTGACCGGTCCTACGGTTATTATTCCCTTGCTACGTCAGGCCAAATTAGATCCGAGAGTGGCTGCTGTCCTGAAGTGGGAAGGAATCATTATTGACCCGATAGGACCTCTGCTGGCTCTGTTCGCTTATGAGGTTATTAAGGTGATTGGATCGGCAGAAGCAGGCCTGGGTTATCTGTTAACGTTCTTTTTAGGAGCACTGGTTGCCGGTCTGATTGGCTATGTGCTCGGTATCCTGGTAAGTGTGCTTGCCGGAAAAGGACTATTTCCGGAATATTTAAAATCGCCCATTATCCTCTCTTTCGTCCTTCTCTGCTTTAGCCTTGGTGAAATGATTGAACATGAAACGGGAATGCTGTCCGTTACCGTTATGGGTCTTACAATCGCAAGGAAACAAAAATATGTGTCATCGATTGGAAATATTGGTCATTTTATTGAAAACATATCGGTCATTTTAACGTCTACCATTTTTATTCTTTTAACCTCTTCTTTATCAAGAGAAACGATTGGGCAGATTTTTACACTGCCTATCCTTGGTTATGTAGCCATCATGCTTTTTGTGGTAAGACCCTTGTCCATCTGGTTATCGACAATTGGAACGGAGCTGACGAATAAAGAAAAAACGCTGATTGGCTGGATTGCACCTAGAGGGATTGTGGCTTTAACCGTTTCCAGTTATTTTGCTTCCATTCTTTTAAAAGACGGGTTTGAAGACGCGGCCATCCTGACAGCTCTGACCTTTGCGCTAGTGTTTATAACTGTTTGTGCCCATGGATTCAGCCTGGGACCTCTGGCTAAAAAGCTGGACTTGGCCAGTAACGATGCCCCTGGAGTTTTATTGGTTGGCGCAAGCGAGTTTTCCTTCGCTTTGGCCAAACATCTTAGGAAGATGGACATTCCTGTTCTGATTATCGATCACACTTTTCATCACTATATAAAAGCACAGGAGTACGATATCGATGTTTACTACGGTGAAATTTTATCCGAGCACATGAAATATGAAGTGGATTTAACCCCTTATGAATACATCTTATCGCTGACGGAGGATCCTGCGTATAATGCCCTTGTCTGTCAGTCCTTTATTCCGGAATTTGGCTATCAGCATACATTTACTTTGCCTTCTAAAGGGCGCGGGGCTGAACAAAAAGATATTCCGTCCGCCCATAAACCGAATATCCTGTTTGGAGAAGATGAAGAATTTGAAGGGCTGAATCGGAAAATAAAGGAAGGCTACACCTTTCACACAGTTGATCTGGAAGTGGAAGAAAAGCAGACAATGAATAAGGAGGACCTGTCCGTACCTGTGGAAGGCACCTGGCTGTTTATCAGAAGGGAAAATGAGGAGCTTACTTTTGTTACTTTAAAGGAGAAAATTACGGTTGAACAAGGAGATCAGCTGGTAGTACTGAGTAAGGATAAGACAGATTAA
- a CDS encoding TraB/GumN family protein: MSEENITRLELDGKEIILIGTAHVSKQSAEQVKEVIEAEQPDSVCIELDEQRYQSIKKDSKWQDMDIFKVIKERKATLLLMNLAISSFQKRMAKQFGINAGQEMIQGMESAEEIGADLVLADRNIQVTFSRVWGNIGLKGKFMLLTEVVGSIFSRETISEEELEKMKSQDMLNSMLQEFTEYFPKLKKPLIDERDQYLAEKIKNAPGEKVVAVLGAAHVPGITEELHRDHDLDKLSERPSKSKAPKIIAWAIPILILSIIAYTFATNPSAGMQQTLSWVLWNGSFSAIGTAVAFAHPLTILSAFVAAPITSLNPLVAAGFIAGIVQAFLRRPNVRDFENLSEDVFHVKGFWNNKVTRILLVVVLANIGSSLGTFIGGADVVRLFFENL, encoded by the coding sequence ATGTCTGAAGAAAATATTACACGGCTTGAGCTGGATGGAAAGGAAATTATCCTCATTGGAACCGCTCATGTTTCCAAACAAAGTGCAGAGCAGGTGAAAGAAGTGATTGAAGCGGAACAGCCGGATTCCGTTTGTATAGAGTTGGATGAACAGCGTTATCAGTCGATCAAAAAAGATAGTAAGTGGCAGGATATGGATATATTTAAAGTCATTAAAGAACGAAAAGCGACGTTGCTGTTAATGAATTTAGCCATCTCCTCCTTCCAGAAGCGCATGGCCAAGCAGTTTGGCATTAATGCGGGACAGGAAATGATACAAGGAATGGAATCAGCAGAGGAGATTGGAGCTGACTTAGTTCTGGCCGATCGGAATATTCAAGTTACCTTTTCAAGAGTATGGGGAAACATTGGCCTTAAAGGAAAGTTTATGCTGCTGACAGAGGTAGTGGGGAGTATTTTCAGCCGGGAAACCATCTCTGAGGAGGAGCTCGAAAAAATGAAGTCTCAGGATATGCTGAATTCCATGCTTCAGGAGTTTACCGAGTACTTTCCCAAGCTGAAAAAGCCCTTAATTGATGAACGGGATCAATACCTGGCTGAAAAAATCAAAAATGCCCCAGGGGAGAAGGTCGTTGCAGTGTTAGGTGCTGCCCATGTACCAGGTATCACAGAAGAGCTGCATCGGGACCATGATTTGGACAAGCTTTCAGAACGGCCGTCGAAATCAAAAGCTCCAAAAATCATTGCATGGGCCATACCCATTCTCATTTTAAGTATAATCGCCTATACATTTGCGACAAATCCATCGGCAGGTATGCAGCAGACCCTTAGCTGGGTGTTGTGGAACGGCAGCTTTTCAGCGATTGGCACAGCTGTTGCCTTTGCTCATCCTCTCACTATTTTATCTGCTTTTGTCGCAGCACCGATTACATCTTTAAATCCTCTGGTTGCAGCGGGATTTATTGCAGGAATTGTCCAAGCCTTTCTCCGTCGTCCGAACGTGCGGGATTTTGAAAACTTGTCAGAGGATGTTTTTCACGTGAAAGGATTTTGGAACAACAAAGTTACCCGGATTTTACTGGTTGTTGTACTCGCCAACATTGGAAGCTCTTTAGGAACGTTTATTGGTGGCGCTGACGTTGTACGGCTGTTCTTTGAGAATTTATAA
- a CDS encoding S8 family peptidase: protein MFGYSMIQMVRQYANKMERPLREELVHLYKPFKYTPCFLHQAFENRLKRSKKLPVIIQFDPDAYDAGCHEVKKIANRHGKNKVNKYFSRVSCCSADLTPNSLEEMLTSCKHIKKVYKNKRVHALLDVAVESANARNVVRNGTELTGKGTKVAIVDTGIYPHQDLSGRITDFVDFVNDESEPYDDNGHGTHCAGDAAGNGSESSSQYRGPAPEASLAGVKVLDSLGSGTLDTIMDGIEWCISYNEKNPDNKIDIMSMSLGTSAQDYGNEDQDPMVQLVEEAWREGMTVVVAAGNSGPDRQTIASPGISDRVITVGALDDRNTANTRSDDEIASFSSRGPTIYGEEKPDIVAPGVDIISLRSPNSYLDKLQKSNRVGENYFTLSGTSMATPICAGVVSLMLENNPGLTPDQVKESLKTNTTRWDNRAPNVYGAGYINAENAIPES, encoded by the coding sequence GTGTTTGGCTATTCGATGATTCAAATGGTGCGTCAGTATGCCAATAAAATGGAACGGCCTTTACGTGAAGAATTAGTTCATCTATATAAACCTTTTAAATATACGCCTTGCTTTTTGCATCAGGCTTTTGAGAACCGGCTCAAGCGATCAAAGAAACTGCCGGTCATTATCCAGTTTGACCCTGATGCTTATGATGCAGGGTGTCATGAGGTAAAGAAAATCGCAAACCGACATGGGAAGAATAAAGTAAATAAGTATTTTTCCCGAGTATCCTGCTGTTCCGCGGATTTGACCCCTAATAGTTTAGAAGAGATGCTGACCAGCTGTAAGCATATTAAAAAGGTCTATAAAAATAAACGGGTGCATGCACTGCTGGATGTTGCGGTAGAATCTGCAAATGCCAGAAATGTTGTGCGGAATGGTACGGAGCTCACAGGAAAGGGTACAAAAGTTGCCATTGTGGATACTGGTATTTACCCTCATCAGGATTTATCGGGTCGAATTACAGATTTCGTTGATTTTGTCAATGATGAGTCCGAACCTTATGACGATAATGGACACGGAACTCACTGTGCAGGTGATGCTGCCGGAAATGGCTCTGAATCCTCATCTCAGTACAGGGGGCCGGCGCCGGAAGCCAGCTTAGCAGGTGTGAAGGTTTTAGATAGTCTGGGCTCAGGTACACTTGATACGATAATGGATGGAATTGAGTGGTGTATTTCATATAATGAAAAGAACCCTGATAACAAAATTGATATTATGAGTATGTCTCTCGGTACATCTGCACAGGATTACGGAAACGAAGATCAGGATCCCATGGTGCAATTAGTGGAAGAGGCATGGAGAGAAGGAATGACCGTTGTGGTAGCAGCCGGCAACAGCGGACCGGACCGCCAGACCATTGCCAGTCCAGGCATTAGCGATCGGGTCATTACCGTTGGGGCTCTCGATGACCGCAACACGGCAAATACCCGGAGTGATGATGAAATAGCCAGCTTCTCCAGCAGAGGCCCGACCATCTATGGCGAGGAGAAGCCTGATATAGTCGCCCCTGGAGTCGATATTATTTCTCTTCGCTCACCAAACTCCTATTTAGATAAGCTGCAAAAATCCAATCGTGTAGGCGAAAATTATTTTACGTTGTCAGGCACCTCGATGGCCACACCGATTTGTGCGGGAGTGGTCAGTCTGATGCTTGAAAATAATCCTGGTTTAACACCGGATCAAGTGAAGGAATCGTTAAAGACGAATACGACGCGCTGGGATAATCGAGCCCCTAATGTTTATGGCGCCGGTTATATAAATGCGGAAAATGCAATTCCGGAATCATGA
- the brnQ gene encoding branched-chain amino acid transport system II carrier protein, with amino-acid sequence MKQTLATREVFALGFFMLALFLGAGNIIFPPLLGQQAGQSLWPAIAGFLVTGVGLPLVAIITVSMAGNLDRLSQRVHPFFQVVFPFVIYLAIGPFFGIPRTATVAYEVGVQPFLSENSSLILFLSTFVFFGLTYLLALNPAKLVDRIGKMITPLLLLLIVLIAIRGFASPPGPVGEATGKYLDKAFSSGFLEGYLTMDAIAALVFGLVVINRIKDKGITDVSNIRSYTVKAGLIAGAGLSFVYLSLAFIGATSVSATGVQDNGGSILTNVTSIFFGPTGMVILALVITFACLTTSIGLVSACGEFINERFEKIPYKAVVAIICLFSFTMANLGLTQLIAVSLPVLTMIYPIAIVLIILSIINSIKAMPRIVFSGAIIGAALISLYDGLAAAGLNMVPIRNLLSYLPLFEYGAGWVLPSVAGALIALIIHGAGKAEATV; translated from the coding sequence ATGAAACAGACCCTGGCAACGAGAGAAGTATTTGCCTTAGGATTTTTTATGTTAGCTTTATTTTTAGGTGCGGGAAATATCATTTTTCCTCCTTTACTGGGTCAGCAGGCAGGTCAGTCTCTGTGGCCGGCGATCGCAGGCTTTCTAGTAACTGGTGTTGGCCTTCCGCTTGTGGCGATTATTACCGTTTCCATGGCCGGCAACCTGGACAGGCTCTCACAAAGAGTTCATCCGTTTTTTCAGGTTGTATTTCCATTTGTAATTTACTTGGCAATTGGGCCTTTTTTCGGCATTCCGCGTACGGCTACGGTTGCTTATGAAGTGGGAGTACAGCCCTTCTTATCTGAAAATAGCTCACTTATTTTATTTCTATCGACCTTTGTGTTTTTTGGGTTAACGTATTTATTGGCTCTTAATCCGGCAAAGCTTGTGGATCGAATCGGGAAAATGATTACACCCTTATTATTGCTGTTAATTGTCCTGATTGCGATTCGTGGTTTCGCTTCACCGCCGGGACCTGTGGGTGAGGCAACCGGAAAGTATTTAGATAAAGCTTTTTCCAGCGGTTTTCTTGAGGGATATTTAACGATGGATGCCATTGCCGCTCTGGTGTTTGGCTTGGTCGTTATTAATCGAATTAAAGATAAAGGAATTACTGATGTTTCAAACATACGGTCTTACACAGTTAAGGCGGGGCTTATTGCTGGAGCCGGACTGTCCTTTGTTTATCTTTCCCTGGCCTTTATTGGGGCCACAAGTGTAAGTGCAACAGGCGTCCAGGATAATGGGGGTTCCATCCTTACAAATGTTACGTCTATATTCTTCGGACCTACAGGGATGGTCATTTTGGCACTTGTGATTACTTTTGCCTGTTTAACCACGTCCATAGGGCTTGTTTCGGCCTGTGGGGAGTTTATAAATGAACGATTTGAAAAGATCCCATACAAAGCGGTTGTAGCCATCATCTGTTTATTCAGTTTTACCATGGCAAATCTGGGATTAACCCAGCTTATTGCGGTTTCACTACCTGTGTTGACAATGATTTATCCAATTGCTATTGTGCTGATTATTTTATCCATTATAAACTCGATAAAAGCCATGCCTCGGATTGTATTTTCAGGCGCAATTATTGGAGCAGCTCTCATCAGTCTGTATGATGGTCTGGCAGCAGCAGGCTTAAACATGGTACCCATAAGAAATCTTTTATCTTATCTGCCTCTGTTTGAATATGGTGCAGGCTGGGTTCTGCCAAGTGTGGCGGGAGCACTGATTGCACTTATTATTCATGGAGCAGGAAAAGCGGAGGCGACCGTTTAG
- a CDS encoding GNAT family N-acetyltransferase: MRLFNVIKNEKKYWLVDQIQKDNVDQAQYKEQLSKILQQWKEGRSGFLSLLMDEAYEEWLLKKPFQKVSTIVEYTRDLEGLPRIHNDISYACLSDRKISEDEYKWLYGLCRSGTANKNDLQENMDEVLDSVKKELGPNWKDHCYYFTKDQDYLGMAIPHIEMGTKDEGRLFYFGVVPDKRSQGVGKELHKGALEILRTFGAAKYVGSTDIHNEAMIRIFQKNGGRLRDGNGIYRIEKETTRG, from the coding sequence TTGCGTCTATTTAACGTGATTAAAAATGAGAAAAAATATTGGCTGGTTGATCAAATTCAAAAGGATAATGTTGATCAAGCGCAATACAAAGAGCAATTGTCAAAGATTTTACAGCAGTGGAAGGAGGGACGGTCCGGCTTTCTATCGTTGCTGATGGATGAAGCCTATGAAGAATGGCTATTGAAAAAGCCTTTTCAAAAAGTTTCTACGATTGTGGAGTATACGAGAGACCTTGAAGGATTGCCGAGGATTCATAATGACATATCATACGCCTGCCTTTCTGATAGGAAAATCAGTGAGGATGAATACAAGTGGTTATATGGTTTGTGCAGAAGTGGCACCGCTAATAAAAATGATCTTCAGGAAAATATGGATGAGGTGCTCGATTCGGTAAAAAAGGAATTAGGCCCAAATTGGAAGGACCATTGCTATTATTTTACGAAAGATCAGGATTATTTAGGGATGGCGATTCCTCACATTGAGATGGGCACCAAGGATGAGGGAAGACTGTTTTATTTTGGTGTGGTTCCTGATAAAAGGTCTCAGGGAGTTGGTAAGGAACTGCATAAAGGTGCTTTAGAGATCCTCCGTACGTTCGGAGCTGCAAAATATGTGGGCAGTACGGACATTCATAATGAGGCGATGATCAGGATTTTTCAGAAAAATGGCGGTCGACTGCGGGATGGTAATGGGATCTATCGAATAGAAAAAGAAACGACCAGGGGATAA
- a CDS encoding Na+/H+ antiporter — MHGLDLHHIFELGLILIMIAAGITAIAKKFERPYPIALVIVGTIIGLFHIPILEPLIELITEGEIFNFVILTLFLPALLGEAALKLPFSHLEENKNPILALAFGGTLLSFIVIGLLSLWLMDISIPAAFVFAAVLSATDPVSVLSIFKSVGVHKRLSTVIEGESLINDGLAVVLFNISAFSLLTYLDLGFEGLGLGVWEFVKVVSLGLIIGGALGYGFSKITKYFDDYPLEIIFSIILFYGAYLLAETFHASGVIAVVVSALVLGNYGTKIGMSPTTRLNINNFWDVAALLANSLVFLMVGLEITRINVADKWWMIFLAILIVLIARSVAVYGSLLFISNFPNPWKHILNWGGLRGSISIALVLSLPRDFAGRDEVLIMAFSVVLFSLVIQGLTIKPLISLLGVKEKEKGYEDYRKIIARGHRYETAIDEVEKVKNKLLISETVARELIDHYEQSLEELQDKIKELFEKYPNLKEQQRNVLQLHSLYAQHEVIDHLLNEGIITSEIAEEEEELITNKLVELEEEHD; from the coding sequence ATGCATGGACTCGATTTACATCATATATTTGAGCTTGGTCTCATTCTCATCATGATTGCAGCCGGCATTACAGCGATTGCTAAAAAGTTTGAAAGGCCCTATCCAATTGCACTCGTGATTGTTGGGACCATCATCGGTCTTTTTCATATCCCGATTCTCGAGCCACTTATTGAATTAATTACTGAAGGAGAAATCTTTAATTTTGTCATTCTTACTCTCTTTTTACCTGCATTATTAGGGGAAGCCGCATTGAAGCTGCCTTTTTCCCATTTAGAAGAAAATAAAAATCCTATTTTAGCTTTAGCCTTTGGTGGAACACTTTTATCCTTTATTGTGATTGGCTTGTTATCTTTATGGCTCATGGACATCTCCATTCCCGCTGCATTTGTGTTTGCAGCTGTTTTAAGTGCGACAGATCCGGTCAGTGTTTTATCCATTTTTAAAAGCGTGGGGGTTCATAAACGGCTGTCTACCGTCATTGAGGGAGAGAGCTTAATCAACGACGGCCTGGCTGTTGTTTTATTTAACATTTCCGCCTTTTCCCTGTTAACCTATTTGGACCTTGGCTTTGAAGGGTTAGGCTTAGGTGTCTGGGAATTTGTAAAAGTCGTATCTCTCGGACTGATCATTGGCGGAGCGCTCGGGTATGGATTTTCCAAAATAACGAAATACTTCGATGATTATCCGTTAGAAATTATTTTCAGCATTATTCTTTTTTATGGAGCATATTTGCTCGCAGAAACCTTTCATGCATCAGGGGTCATTGCTGTTGTGGTTTCCGCCCTTGTTCTGGGGAATTATGGGACAAAAATTGGCATGAGCCCGACTACCAGATTAAATATTAATAACTTCTGGGACGTCGCGGCATTATTAGCCAACTCTCTGGTTTTTTTAATGGTCGGATTAGAAATCACAAGAATAAATGTAGCCGATAAATGGTGGATGATTTTCCTTGCTATTCTCATTGTCCTCATCGCCAGAAGTGTTGCCGTATATGGCAGTCTCTTGTTCATCAGTAATTTCCCCAACCCCTGGAAGCACATTCTCAATTGGGGTGGTTTACGAGGGTCCATATCGATTGCACTGGTTTTAAGTCTTCCAAGGGATTTTGCCGGCCGTGATGAGGTTTTAATTATGGCCTTCAGCGTGGTTCTATTTTCATTAGTAATCCAGGGGTTAACGATTAAACCGCTCATATCTCTTCTGGGGGTAAAGGAAAAAGAAAAGGGCTATGAGGATTACCGGAAAATTATTGCCAGGGGCCATCGCTACGAAACCGCAATTGATGAAGTCGAGAAGGTGAAAAATAAACTGTTAATCAGTGAAACGGTTGCCCGTGAGCTCATTGATCACTATGAGCAGAGTCTCGAGGAATTACAGGATAAAATCAAGGAGCTTTTTGAAAAATACCCAAACCTGAAAGAACAGCAAAGAAATGTATTACAGCTGCATTCCCTCTATGCACAGCATGAGGTGATTGACCATCTATTAAATGAAGGGATCATCACCAGCGAAATTGCCGAGGAGGAGGAAGAACTAATTACGAATAAACTGGTGGAGCTTGAGGAGGAACATGACTGA
- the metA gene encoding homoserine O-succinyltransferase codes for MPINIPKQLPARGILEEENIFVMDMERAHTQDIRPLKIVIVNLMPDKERTETQLLRLLGNSPLQVSITFLHTATHKSKNVEASHLNQFYNTFDNIKDKKFDGMIITGAPIEQMPFEEVDYWEELTEIMEWSKTHVTSSLHICWGAQAALYYHYGIGKFELPKKCTGVYRHYVQNPTVELVRGFDEEFLAPHSRYTSTSLEEVKASDDLLTLSVSEHNEPFLFLSKDEKHVMITGHLEYDARTLDDEYKRDTKRGLEADIPENYYPGDDPNQRPLHRWRSHAHLLFTNWLNYYVYQETPFEWD; via the coding sequence ATGCCAATTAATATACCTAAGCAGCTGCCAGCACGTGGTATCCTTGAAGAGGAAAACATTTTCGTCATGGACATGGAACGAGCTCACACACAGGACATTCGTCCGCTAAAAATTGTCATTGTGAATCTCATGCCGGATAAGGAGCGAACAGAGACTCAGCTTCTTCGTTTATTGGGGAACTCACCTTTGCAGGTATCCATCACCTTCCTTCATACTGCTACACATAAATCGAAAAACGTTGAGGCATCACATCTGAATCAATTTTATAACACCTTTGATAATATTAAGGACAAAAAATTTGATGGCATGATTATTACAGGTGCGCCCATTGAACAAATGCCTTTTGAAGAGGTGGATTACTGGGAAGAGCTGACGGAAATTATGGAATGGTCGAAAACGCATGTTACCTCTTCCTTACACATTTGCTGGGGTGCACAGGCTGCTCTTTATTATCACTATGGTATCGGAAAATTTGAGCTGCCGAAGAAATGTACTGGCGTCTACCGGCATTACGTTCAGAACCCAACTGTAGAACTGGTGCGGGGCTTTGACGAGGAATTTCTGGCTCCACATTCCAGATATACTAGTACGTCCTTAGAGGAGGTTAAGGCGTCAGACGACTTGCTTACGCTATCTGTTTCCGAACATAACGAACCTTTTCTCTTCTTATCAAAGGATGAAAAACATGTGATGATTACCGGTCACCTGGAATATGACGCACGTACCCTCGACGATGAATATAAGCGGGATACGAAACGGGGCTTAGAGGCCGATATTCCCGAAAACTACTATCCCGGGGATGACCCAAATCAAAGACCCCTCCATCGCTGGCGATCACACGCTCACCTGCTGTTTACAAACTGGCTCAATTATTATGTCTATCAGGAAACGCCTTTTGAATGGGATTGA
- a CDS encoding GntR family transcriptional regulator, giving the protein MGERVAADLRMRIISNDIEKETLLSENQLSKEYQVSRSPIRDALKLLEKEDLIELKKMGAEVIGITEKDIEEIYDVRLMIESFVFRRILSKDNQQLILELQKILEMMKIAIKYKDATEFTFKDIEFHETIITSIQHRHIGILWANLKPVVECLVLLDMRHRMQENYEDFERVMANHELFIQAIKKKDEQLVEEAFYKNFNDVQKQSEGLWHNPEYLKRASDYHE; this is encoded by the coding sequence ATGGGAGAGAGAGTTGCTGCTGATCTGAGAATGCGCATTATCTCCAATGACATTGAAAAGGAGACCCTATTATCTGAAAACCAATTATCCAAAGAATACCAGGTTAGCCGATCACCTATAAGGGATGCACTGAAGCTGCTTGAAAAAGAGGATTTAATTGAACTGAAAAAAATGGGTGCGGAAGTCATCGGGATAACGGAGAAGGACATCGAGGAAATCTATGATGTAAGACTGATGATTGAATCCTTTGTCTTTCGCAGAATCCTAAGTAAAGACAATCAGCAGCTCATTCTTGAATTGCAGAAGATATTAGAAATGATGAAGATTGCGATTAAATATAAAGATGCCACTGAATTTACCTTTAAGGATATAGAGTTTCACGAAACCATTATCACATCGATTCAGCACAGGCATATCGGCATTCTCTGGGCAAATTTGAAACCGGTTGTAGAATGTCTGGTGTTACTGGATATGAGACATCGTATGCAGGAAAACTATGAGGATTTTGAACGGGTCATGGCCAATCACGAACTGTTCATTCAGGCCATCAAGAAAAAGGATGAACAATTGGTTGAAGAAGCCTTCTACAAAAACTTTAATGATGTTCAGAAGCAGTCAGAAGGGCTATGGCACAATCCGGAATATTTAAAGAGAGCGAGTGACTACCATGAATAA